From the genome of Psychrilyobacter atlanticus DSM 19335, one region includes:
- a CDS encoding ABC transporter ATP-binding protein, translating to MIVKDLSYNYKTGFSIKNINFQVKEGEILGVLGSNGSGKTTLIKNIIGIKEGEGEVFFKGEDLKRLNLIKKRRKIAYVPQESQTNNLTVYETIMLGRIPYIKYNETMEDKKIVDELIMKFNLQKHKNRKMSSLSGGEKQRTYIARALAQNSEIIVMDEPTSNLDLSNAFNILKIIKEVIKKKKMRCLIIIHDLSLIGRFCDKLLLLKNGRQIHFGDKESTFKSEILENLYEVKVKVTKINEEHFISPQE from the coding sequence TTGATAGTAAAAGATTTATCGTACAACTATAAAACAGGATTCTCCATAAAGAACATCAATTTTCAGGTGAAAGAAGGGGAAATATTAGGTGTTTTAGGATCTAACGGGAGTGGTAAAACTACCCTTATAAAAAATATAATTGGTATAAAAGAGGGAGAAGGAGAAGTGTTTTTTAAAGGGGAAGATTTAAAGAGGCTCAATTTAATAAAAAAAAGAAGAAAAATAGCTTACGTTCCTCAAGAGTCTCAAACTAATAATTTAACAGTATATGAAACTATTATGTTAGGGAGGATTCCATATATCAAATATAATGAGACAATGGAAGATAAAAAAATAGTAGATGAATTGATAATGAAATTTAATTTACAAAAGCATAAAAATAGAAAAATGAGTTCATTAAGTGGTGGGGAAAAGCAAAGGACTTATATTGCTAGGGCCTTGGCGCAAAACTCTGAAATAATAGTAATGGATGAGCCAACTAGTAATTTAGATCTTTCAAATGCATTTAATATTTTAAAAATAATAAAAGAAGTTATTAAAAAAAAGAAGATGAGGTGCTTAATTATAATTCATGACTTAAGTTTAATAGGGAGATTTTGTGATAAGTTATTGTTATTAAAAAATGGTAGACAGATTCACTTTGGAGATAAGGAAAGCACTTTTAAAAGTGAAATTTTAGAAAATCTATATGAAGTTAAGGTTAAAGTTACCAAGATTAATGAGGAACATTTTATATCTCCTCAAGAATAG
- a CDS encoding YibE/F family protein, translating into MKNHNIILFSFIIAMLLYFSKENILEKNEYIAKITNVNNEQLIHRGVSRIGSQILGLEILSKDRKNQKIKTLNRLNGSPEYDEFYKVGDKALVSIVENNNKLIITPISLYRVPSLLLLLIIFSIFLVLYAKKIGFKSLLSFLAAIGMIYYQLIPRILSGDSPMITTFIFISILTGIIVFSVAGFSKKGGVAFLGTITGLIAAFLMTRLFLGSLSFTGLTMPMSQALIAAGNFSINLVEILYSGIIISASGAAMDIAMDMAVSMEEIKKNSPNITKKQLIKSGFNIGNAVIGTMSTTLLLAYTGGNITMMMLLVDRGLSLNTILNSKLVSVEIAKTLIGTTSLLIVAPVTAFIAAYVYMYNPGIIVKKVVKC; encoded by the coding sequence ATGAAAAACCACAATATTATATTATTCTCTTTTATAATAGCTATGTTATTGTATTTTTCAAAGGAGAATATACTAGAAAAAAATGAATATATAGCTAAAATAACTAATGTAAACAACGAACAGTTAATACATAGAGGAGTTTCTAGAATAGGATCACAAATCTTAGGATTAGAAATATTGTCAAAAGATAGAAAAAATCAAAAGATAAAAACTTTAAACCGTTTAAATGGAAGTCCAGAATATGATGAATTTTATAAAGTTGGAGATAAAGCATTAGTTTCAATAGTTGAAAACAATAATAAACTAATAATCACTCCTATTTCTTTATATAGAGTGCCTTCACTATTATTACTATTAATAATATTCTCTATATTCCTAGTACTATATGCTAAAAAAATAGGATTTAAATCATTACTTTCCTTTTTGGCAGCCATTGGAATGATATATTATCAACTTATTCCTCGAATTTTAAGTGGAGATTCCCCCATGATAACTACATTTATATTTATTTCAATCTTAACAGGAATAATAGTATTTTCAGTAGCAGGATTTTCCAAGAAAGGAGGCGTCGCCTTTTTAGGCACTATAACAGGACTGATTGCTGCTTTTCTAATGACACGATTATTTCTAGGTTCTTTATCATTTACAGGTTTAACTATGCCTATGTCACAAGCTCTAATAGCGGCAGGGAACTTCAGCATAAACTTGGTAGAAATTCTCTATAGCGGGATAATAATAAGTGCTTCGGGAGCAGCTATGGATATTGCTATGGATATGGCGGTAAGTATGGAAGAGATCAAAAAGAACTCACCTAATATAACTAAAAAACAATTAATTAAATCGGGGTTTAATATAGGTAATGCTGTAATAGGAACTATGTCTACGACTTTATTATTAGCCTATACAGGGGGAAATATCACAATGATGATGCTCTTAGTTGATAGAGGGTTATCTTTAAACACAATTTTAAACAGTAAATTAGTTTCTGTTGAGATTGCCAAAACCCTTATAGGAACTACATCTCTTCTAATCGTAGCTCCAGTGACAGCTTTTATTGCAGCCTATGTATATATGTATAATCCTGGAATTATAGTTAAAAAAGTAGTGAAATGTTAA